In Sphingopyxis sp. 113P3, one DNA window encodes the following:
- a CDS encoding response regulator transcription factor produces MRILIVEDEPTLGPQLKATLEGNGYAVDLATDGEDGHFLGSTEDYDAAILDLGLPEIDGLTVLDRWRKEKRNFPVLVLTARDSWSDKVAGLDAGADDYLAKPFQTEELIARLRALIRRASGNASSELTAGKVRLDTRSGRVTLDGQPVKLTAQEYKLLSYLLHHKGKVVSRTELIEHIYDQDFDRDSNTIEVFVTRIRKKLGADIITTIRGLGYQLDDPQN; encoded by the coding sequence ATGCGGATTTTGATTGTCGAGGACGAGCCCACGCTGGGGCCGCAGCTCAAGGCCACGCTCGAAGGCAACGGCTATGCGGTCGATCTCGCTACCGATGGCGAGGACGGCCATTTCCTGGGATCGACCGAGGACTATGACGCGGCGATTCTCGACCTTGGTCTGCCCGAGATCGACGGGCTGACCGTGCTCGACCGCTGGCGCAAGGAAAAGCGCAATTTCCCCGTGCTGGTCCTGACCGCACGCGACAGCTGGTCGGACAAGGTGGCGGGGCTTGACGCGGGCGCCGACGATTATCTCGCCAAACCGTTTCAGACCGAAGAACTCATTGCTCGGCTGCGTGCGCTCATCCGCCGTGCCTCGGGGAATGCGTCGAGCGAACTGACCGCCGGCAAGGTGCGCCTCGACACGCGCTCGGGCCGCGTCACGCTCGACGGACAGCCGGTCAAACTCACCGCGCAGGAATATAAGCTCCTCTCCTATCTCCTGCATCACAAGGGCAAGGTGGTGTCGCGTACCGAGCTGATCGAGCATATTTATGATCAGGATTTCGATCGCGATTCGAACACGATCGAAGTGTTCGTGACCCGCATCCGCAAGAAGCTGGGCGCGGACATCATCACGACAATTCGCGGTCTCGGCTACCAGCTCGACGACCCGCAGAACTGA